A portion of the Planctomicrobium piriforme genome contains these proteins:
- a CDS encoding serine/threonine protein kinase: MSSELSVLGSVEELAGRLLDLQLVSPTEMRRCRSALPRSASGAELLQMLEGRELVTSYQARKIEKGEAEQLVIGGCKLMYQNASGSFARLYRAARLDNGQMIGIKVLRDRWAKDPDAVLMFRREGELGKRLKHPNIVPIFDVGSSGKFHYITMEFVEGGNLKDFLKIRGKLAPLEALQYTLHICRALEAALAMGLTHRDMKATNVLMSSQGVAKLIDFGLAADDAPAGRGSNAELAQAIEYSTLEKNTGAPKNDPRSDLFFLGTILYELLTGEPPYPRTKDREERRKFSRYRDIRPVTSIDAALPRSAAGIVDRLLLTSPAARYQTPTEVIQDVEAALKELGQPSTSKPEPTALAADAKVILCVEHRANRQDVLRDYFSKRGYRLVLLADADRALARLKTMTPRGIVLFGDAMGERIAQDYPQALSLTEGQPVAVLAVLSDAQRSLAKKLPSHARGVVLQQPTSLRDLRQSIEKVLKKIE; this comes from the coding sequence ATGTCCAGCGAATTGTCAGTCCTGGGATCCGTTGAAGAACTGGCAGGCCGCCTGCTGGATCTGCAACTGGTCTCTCCGACCGAAATGCGTCGCTGCCGGAGTGCTTTGCCCCGCTCTGCGAGCGGCGCTGAACTTCTGCAGATGCTCGAAGGCCGCGAGCTGGTCACCTCGTACCAGGCGCGGAAGATCGAAAAGGGGGAAGCCGAGCAGTTGGTCATTGGCGGCTGCAAGCTGATGTATCAAAACGCCTCTGGCAGTTTCGCCCGACTGTATCGTGCCGCCCGGCTCGACAACGGCCAGATGATCGGCATCAAGGTACTGCGGGACCGCTGGGCAAAAGATCCAGACGCCGTGCTGATGTTCCGACGCGAAGGGGAGCTCGGCAAACGCCTGAAGCACCCGAACATCGTGCCGATTTTCGACGTCGGTTCGTCCGGGAAATTCCACTACATCACGATGGAGTTTGTGGAGGGGGGGAATCTCAAGGACTTCCTGAAGATCCGCGGCAAGCTCGCACCGCTCGAAGCACTGCAATACACGCTGCACATCTGCCGCGCCCTGGAAGCGGCCCTCGCGATGGGACTGACGCACCGCGACATGAAAGCCACCAACGTGCTGATGAGCAGCCAGGGGGTGGCAAAGCTGATCGATTTCGGACTCGCTGCCGATGATGCTCCGGCAGGCCGGGGGAGTAACGCCGAACTCGCTCAGGCGATCGAATACTCAACGCTCGAAAAGAACACTGGCGCACCGAAAAACGATCCCCGCAGCGACCTGTTTTTCCTGGGGACGATTCTCTACGAACTACTGACCGGCGAGCCCCCCTATCCACGCACCAAAGACCGGGAAGAACGCAGAAAGTTCAGTCGTTATCGCGACATCCGGCCGGTTACTTCGATCGATGCCGCGCTGCCCAGAAGTGCTGCAGGGATTGTCGACAGATTGTTGCTGACCAGTCCTGCTGCACGTTATCAGACGCCGACTGAAGTCATTCAGGATGTCGAAGCGGCCTTAAAGGAACTGGGCCAGCCCTCCACTTCCAAACCTGAGCCGACGGCCCTGGCTGCTGACGCCAAGGTGATTTTGTGCGTCGAGCATCGGGCAAACCGCCAGGACGTGCTCCGCGACTATTTCTCCAAGCGGGGTTATCGCCTCGTGCTGCTCGCCGATGCCGATCGGGCACTCGCACGACTCAAGACAATGACTCCCCGAGGAATCGTGCTGTTTGGCGACGCGATGGGAGAGCGGATCGCGCAGGATTACCCACAAGCCCTGTCGCTGACAGAAGGCCAGCCGGTCGCCGTGCTGGCGGTGTTGTCGGATGCACAGCGGTCGCTCGCAAAAAAGTTGCCGTCACACGCCCGGGGAGTGGTCCTGCAACAACCGACGAGCCTGCGGGATCTGCGGCAGTCGATTGAAAAGGTGCTCAAGAAGATCGAATGA
- the carB gene encoding carbamoyl-phosphate synthase large subunit — MPRRDDIRKILIIGAGPIVIGQACEFDYSGTQACKALRDEGYEVVLVNSNPATIMTDPQTADRTYIEPITWQYVQKILEKEKPDALLPTLGGQTALNTAMDLDRRGILRQLGIEMIGARADVIAKAEGRESFKQAMIKIGLDVPRSMVVRNMQDARTAVRQIGLPIIIRPSYTLGGQGGGIAYNKEEFEERVRNGLKLSPISEVLLEESVLGWKEFEMEVMRDCADNCVIVCSIENFDPMGVHTGDSITVAPIQTLTDKEYQRMRDATFACIREIGVETGGSNVQFAVNPKDGRMVVIEMNPRVSRSSALASKATGFPIAKIAAKLAVGYRLDEIPNDITRETLACFEPTIDYVVTKFPRWTFEKFPDADPTLTVQMKSVGETMAIGRTFRESLQKAIRGLEIGHFGLGGGKKDLWRSDKRPATEEIRSKLSIPNAERMFFLRYAVKAGFSLEEINSLTGIDFWFLRQIRDLILIEEEIRTVRRLQDVSYDLLWKAKRNGFSDKQLAGWWQSTEMDVRAYRKNLGIVAVFKQVDTCAAEFEAYTPYYYSTYESEDETPPPGDRKRIMILGGGPNRIGQGIEFDYCCCHASMAMRELGIESVMVNSNPETVSTDYDTSDLLFFEPLTTEDVLNICDRIDPDGVIVQFGGQTPLNLARGLEAAGVPIIGTSPDMIDAAEDRERFQAILEKLHLRQPPNGIATDSEGARASAARIGYPVLVRPSYVLGGRAMEICHDELQLTRYMTEAVDASPDHPVLIDKFLEDAIEVDVDAISDGQTTLVGGVMEHIEEAGVHSGDSACALPPYSLPQSVIDEIKQATYALARELQVLGLMNIQFAVKKTELDGELQYDVYMLEVNPRASRTSPFVSKATGMPLAAMAAKVMAGMSLREQGYTKEVWPEHVSVKESVFPFARFSGVDIILGPEMRSTGEVMGIDHDFPAAFAKSQIAAGIEFPHTGTVFISMSGAHKNAMIEPARKLRQLGFRIISTAGTAKIFNDAGIDAETVKKVQEGRPNLIDFMVNGEVQFIFNTPSGRGSRTEEGRIRATAVSYGVPCVTTLPGCYAMVQAIEYLSKNPAPQVQSLQEWHAENKSDLPLTK, encoded by the coding sequence GTGCCACGACGAGACGATATCCGCAAAATCTTGATTATTGGCGCAGGACCGATTGTGATTGGTCAGGCGTGTGAATTCGACTATTCCGGGACTCAGGCCTGCAAAGCCCTCCGCGATGAGGGCTATGAAGTCGTCCTGGTGAATTCGAACCCGGCGACCATCATGACCGATCCGCAGACCGCGGATCGGACGTACATCGAGCCGATCACCTGGCAGTATGTCCAGAAGATCCTCGAGAAAGAAAAGCCGGATGCCCTGCTGCCCACTCTCGGAGGCCAGACGGCGCTGAACACGGCCATGGATCTGGATCGCCGTGGGATTCTGAGGCAGCTTGGGATCGAGATGATTGGCGCGCGGGCAGACGTGATCGCCAAGGCGGAAGGCCGCGAATCGTTCAAGCAGGCGATGATCAAGATCGGACTCGACGTTCCGCGCTCGATGGTCGTCCGCAATATGCAGGATGCCCGCACGGCGGTGCGACAGATCGGCCTGCCGATCATTATTCGCCCGAGTTACACGCTCGGCGGACAAGGGGGGGGCATCGCCTACAACAAAGAAGAGTTCGAAGAACGGGTGCGGAACGGACTCAAATTGTCTCCCATCAGCGAAGTGCTGCTCGAAGAGTCGGTCCTGGGCTGGAAAGAGTTCGAGATGGAAGTGATGCGGGATTGCGCAGACAACTGCGTGATCGTCTGCTCCATCGAAAACTTCGACCCGATGGGCGTGCACACCGGCGACTCGATCACGGTGGCTCCGATTCAGACGCTGACCGACAAAGAATATCAGCGGATGCGGGATGCGACGTTCGCGTGCATCCGGGAAATCGGAGTCGAGACGGGCGGTTCGAACGTGCAGTTCGCGGTCAATCCGAAAGACGGCCGCATGGTCGTCATCGAGATGAATCCCCGCGTCAGCCGCTCCAGCGCACTGGCCTCGAAAGCGACCGGATTCCCGATCGCCAAAATCGCCGCCAAGCTGGCGGTCGGTTATCGCCTCGACGAGATTCCCAACGACATCACCCGAGAAACGCTCGCCTGCTTCGAGCCGACGATCGACTACGTCGTCACGAAGTTTCCGCGGTGGACCTTTGAGAAGTTTCCCGACGCTGACCCCACACTGACCGTGCAGATGAAGTCGGTCGGCGAGACGATGGCGATTGGCCGCACGTTCCGGGAGTCGCTGCAGAAGGCGATTCGCGGTCTGGAAATTGGTCACTTCGGACTGGGAGGCGGCAAGAAAGATTTGTGGCGGTCTGACAAACGGCCGGCCACTGAAGAAATCCGCAGCAAGCTCTCGATTCCCAATGCAGAGCGGATGTTCTTCCTGCGCTATGCCGTCAAGGCGGGCTTCTCGCTGGAAGAAATCAATTCGCTGACCGGCATCGACTTCTGGTTCCTGCGGCAGATTCGCGACCTCATCCTCATTGAGGAAGAGATTCGCACCGTCCGCCGCTTGCAGGACGTCAGCTACGACCTGCTGTGGAAAGCCAAACGCAACGGCTTCTCCGACAAGCAGCTCGCCGGGTGGTGGCAGTCGACAGAGATGGACGTTCGCGCGTACCGCAAGAACCTCGGCATCGTTGCCGTCTTCAAACAGGTGGATACGTGTGCCGCCGAGTTCGAGGCCTATACGCCTTACTACTACAGCACCTATGAATCGGAAGACGAAACGCCGCCGCCGGGCGACCGCAAGCGGATCATGATTCTCGGGGGCGGTCCGAACCGGATCGGCCAGGGGATCGAGTTCGATTACTGCTGCTGCCATGCCTCGATGGCGATGCGCGAGCTGGGCATCGAAAGCGTGATGGTGAACTCGAACCCGGAAACGGTCTCGACCGACTACGACACATCCGACTTGCTGTTCTTCGAACCGTTGACGACGGAAGATGTCCTCAACATCTGCGACCGCATCGATCCCGACGGCGTGATCGTGCAGTTTGGCGGACAAACTCCGTTGAATCTGGCACGGGGACTGGAAGCGGCTGGCGTTCCGATCATCGGGACCAGCCCGGACATGATCGACGCGGCGGAAGACCGCGAACGTTTCCAGGCGATTCTCGAAAAACTCCATCTCCGTCAGCCCCCCAACGGGATCGCCACCGATAGCGAAGGCGCACGCGCCAGCGCCGCCAGAATCGGTTACCCGGTGCTGGTGCGTCCGAGCTATGTGCTTGGCGGCCGCGCGATGGAAATCTGCCACGACGAATTGCAACTCACCAGGTACATGACCGAAGCGGTCGATGCCTCGCCGGATCATCCGGTGTTGATCGACAAGTTTCTGGAAGACGCCATCGAAGTCGACGTCGACGCCATTAGCGACGGGCAGACGACGCTCGTCGGCGGCGTCATGGAACACATCGAAGAAGCCGGCGTTCACAGCGGCGACTCGGCCTGTGCCCTGCCCCCCTATTCGTTGCCGCAGAGCGTGATCGATGAGATCAAACAGGCGACCTATGCTCTCGCCCGAGAGCTGCAGGTGCTGGGGCTGATGAACATTCAGTTCGCGGTCAAGAAAACCGAACTGGACGGCGAACTGCAGTACGACGTCTACATGCTGGAAGTGAATCCGCGGGCGTCGCGAACCAGCCCGTTTGTCTCGAAGGCAACCGGCATGCCGCTGGCGGCGATGGCCGCCAAGGTGATGGCCGGAATGTCGCTCCGCGAACAGGGCTACACGAAGGAAGTCTGGCCGGAGCATGTTTCGGTCAAGGAAAGCGTGTTCCCGTTCGCCCGGTTCTCAGGCGTGGACATCATCCTCGGCCCGGAAATGCGGTCGACCGGCGAAGTGATGGGGATCGATCACGACTTCCCTGCCGCTTTTGCGAAGAGCCAGATCGCGGCCGGGATCGAATTCCCGCATACCGGCACCGTGTTCATCAGCATGTCGGGCGCTCACAAGAACGCCATGATCGAGCCCGCCCGCAAATTGCGGCAGTTAGGCTTCCGCATCATTTCGACGGCGGGCACGGCCAAGATCTTTAACGATGCCGGCATCGATGCCGAAACCGTGAAGAAGGTCCAGGAAGGCCGGCCCAACCTGATTGACTTCATGGTAAACGGCGAAGTGCAGTTCATCTTCAACACGCCGAGCGGCCGCGGTAGCCGGACCGAAGAAGGCCGGATTCGCGCCACGGCGGTGAGCTACGGCGTTCCCTGCGTCACGACGCTGCCGGGTTGCTATGCGATGGTTCAGGCGATCGAGTACCTGTCGAAGAATCCCGCTCCGCAAGTGCAGTCGCTCCAGGAATGGCACGCCGAAAACAAGAGTGACCTGCCGCTGACAAAATAG
- a CDS encoding thioredoxin family protein, translating to MVRTASTMLPLGSTAPDFSLPNVDGKTVSLADFHGRPLLVIFMCNHCPYVKHLRSALAAFGKEYLPKGLAVVGISSNDADAYPQDGPDLMKAEAKEAGYTFPYLFDATQSVAQAYRAACTPDFFLFDKNNKLVYRGQFDDSRPKTEIPITGADLRAAADAVLAGAPVTERQLPSIGCNIKWKPANEPDYFTGLAAGS from the coding sequence ATGGTTCGCACGGCGTCCACAATGCTGCCGCTGGGAAGTACGGCTCCCGATTTTTCGCTTCCCAACGTCGACGGCAAAACCGTCTCGCTCGCTGATTTTCACGGTCGCCCGCTGCTCGTCATTTTCATGTGCAACCATTGTCCGTACGTCAAACACCTGCGTTCGGCCCTCGCCGCGTTCGGGAAAGAGTATCTGCCTAAAGGTTTGGCCGTCGTCGGGATCAGTTCCAACGACGCCGATGCCTACCCGCAAGACGGTCCTGACCTGATGAAAGCCGAAGCGAAAGAGGCCGGTTACACGTTCCCGTACCTGTTCGACGCCACGCAATCGGTCGCCCAGGCGTACCGCGCCGCCTGCACGCCGGACTTTTTCCTGTTCGATAAGAACAACAAGCTGGTCTATCGCGGCCAGTTCGACGACAGCCGCCCCAAGACCGAAATTCCCATCACTGGCGCGGACCTGCGGGCAGCGGCCGACGCCGTCCTCGCCGGTGCTCCGGTCACTGAACGCCAACTCCCGAGCATCGGCTGCAACATCAAATGGAAGCCGGCCAACGAGCCGGACTACTTCACCGGCTTGGCGGCAGGGAGTTGA
- a CDS encoding tetratricopeptide repeat protein — translation MTGTPPSTSSNDHYHHAPEQTELEKALNKGLTKAEPYSNQLLMAFIAVAVILVGGIFWYRSTGARQTAGWDEFAVCRAPDDYLALADKYPNLPVGEWSRLQAGRQFLAEGLGQALTNRASSDERLNKALGCYEQLVKLNGQPNLREEALYGLATCREALSDGDDKPAIEAYEQLLNEFPDSQHRLWAQERVNALKTKTAEGFYAWFRKQNPKPADRPKPQDIPSTPPEDGFSDLKLPTGTPEKIEAPAKPPTDMSIEIPKPMGDAPKDFPPGTTAPPAAPATPALPVPDAAPAPKSEAPATPATESKPAEQPAK, via the coding sequence ATGACAGGTACCCCCCCCTCGACCAGTTCCAACGACCACTATCACCATGCTCCGGAACAGACGGAGCTGGAGAAGGCGCTCAATAAAGGGCTGACGAAAGCTGAGCCCTATTCCAACCAGCTGCTGATGGCCTTCATTGCCGTCGCCGTGATTCTGGTCGGAGGGATCTTCTGGTATCGCAGCACCGGCGCTCGCCAGACTGCTGGTTGGGACGAATTCGCCGTTTGTCGCGCTCCTGACGATTACCTGGCACTGGCCGACAAGTATCCCAACCTCCCGGTCGGAGAATGGTCGCGTCTGCAGGCAGGTCGTCAGTTCCTCGCGGAAGGACTGGGACAGGCCCTGACGAACCGCGCTTCTAGCGATGAACGACTCAACAAGGCCCTCGGCTGCTATGAGCAGTTGGTCAAGTTGAACGGCCAGCCGAACCTGCGGGAAGAAGCCCTTTACGGACTCGCCACTTGCCGCGAGGCATTGTCCGACGGCGACGACAAGCCTGCCATCGAAGCCTACGAACAGCTGCTGAATGAATTCCCCGATTCCCAGCATCGCCTGTGGGCACAGGAACGGGTCAACGCCTTGAAGACCAAAACCGCCGAAGGCTTCTACGCCTGGTTCCGCAAACAGAACCCGAAACCGGCCGACCGTCCCAAGCCCCAGGACATCCCGTCGACCCCGCCGGAAGACGGCTTCTCTGATCTCAAGCTGCCGACCGGCACGCCTGAAAAGATCGAAGCGCCTGCGAAACCGCCGACGGATATGAGCATCGAAATACCGAAGCCGATGGGCGATGCACCGAAGGACTTCCCGCCCGGCACCACGGCTCCGCCAGCGGCCCCCGCGACTCCGGCACTGCCAGTTCCGGATGCTGCTCCAGCACCGAAGTCGGAAGCTCCAGCCACACCTGCCACGGAATCCAAACCGGCCGAGCAGCCCGCAAAGTGA